ACTCATTCTTAAATATAAAAACATCTTGCTTTTCTAGCATATATTTGCTATTTTTACTGTTATTCTTGTAAAATAAATAGGAAAAATAAAATATTAGTGGACATTTAATGTTAATTATTGATAATATTAATGGAAAATTAAGAGGATGCAGAATGAAAAATATTTTTATATGGTTGCCTATGTTTTATGTTGTTTCTGTTTATGGACAAACTACTCAAATAGAAAATATTTCTGTTTCTCAAAAGAGCTATATGAGTTCTTCGAGAACTTCCAGTGTCTCAGAAGATAAATTATTAAAACAAATTGAATTTGGTATTACCGGCATGGTGATGAATTTATCATTTCCTGCGTTTGATGTAACTATTACGCTTCCTTTTTTTTAAGAAAGATATTCATGTTTTGCTGTTTAAGACATCTTTGTTTACTTTCGTAAATGCTAATTACCAGTACAAACCTACATTTGTATTGTTTGGCCTTTTGCCAGAAATTCAATATAGATTGATCACCCATAAAGGCTTTATATTTGCGATAGAAACAGGTTTGGGAGTTGTGGGAGAATTGGCTTTGGATTATGTTTTTTCAATAGATAAAGGATTTCATCGCGATCCTGGGATTCCATATGGAATGTTTTCTACGGCAATAAGGATAGGATATGACTTTTATTCGAAATATAAAATGCCTTTTGTTTTCGATTTTATGGTCGGTTATCGTATGCTGTTTCCTTATAACTTGAAAATTTCCAATAACTTACTTTTTGGGTTGGGGCTTAGCTATATGTTTGACTTCAAATAATAATAATTATTATAAGGTATTTATGAAATTACTAAAGAAAGTATGTGTAATTGTTGCTATTTTAAGTACTTCGTGCTCGACAGCACCTAAGGACAGAAAAACATATTTTGTTTTATCGAATGGAGCTCGTTTACCGGTCTACGAAAACGGTCCAGATACTGATAAAATTATTTTGTTTACGCATGGTGGTCCAGGGGCTTCGGGGGTTGTTAATTATCACATGCCTTTTTTTCAAGAACTGGCACGGCATTATAAAGTAATATTTTGGGATCAACGCGGTTCTGGAGGTTCGAGAGGGCATATTTCTAAGGATTCTATTAATCTGCATCAATTTGTCGATGATATGTATGCTGTATACCAATCGGTAGAAACAAGGTATCCTAAAAAAAAGATTTATGTTATGGGGCATAGTTTTGGTGGATTAGTAGGGGGAGCTTTTTTGTCGAAATTTAATCATAAGGTTCCAGCTTCTATATTTGTGGCTCCAGCTTTCAATATTGGGCAGGTTACTAAAACAATGTCCCCAGTTATGATCGAATGGATAGAAAGCTATCTTGCAAGGACCCATCTCCCTGAGAAAGATAGATATTATTGGGATTCCATGTTAAGTTATTATAAAAAAAATCCTATAATAGGTGTTGATTCTTTTAATATTCATCTCTCTAACACCTCAAAAGTCGATGAAGTTAATGGTAATAGTCAAATGTGTGACTATGTAAAATATGGAGTTGCAAAATATTTTATTCCAGATAATGTTTTAGACAGCTTGGATTTTTTCTCGGAAAGTCTTTTAATACTTCATTCTTTAGGAGCTAATGGAGAGGCAAACAGAAATTTAAGTACCGATAAAGAATTTGGCTTAGATAAAGTAAGTAGTCCTATGTTGTTGTTTACAGGAGGGTTAGATTTTGTGGTGCCTCAAGCAACATCAATAGATGGATTTAATCATTTAAATAATGGAGTATCTAATCCTAATTCTATACATATTTTGTTTGATGATGCCTCACATGAACCTTTTTTCCGATTTAAAAATCAAATGTTACAAGTGGTTGTTGAGTTTGTGGATAATAATTAAGGAGATTAGTAATACTCTTAATAAAGAATTTTTGACGGACTAAGTAAAATTTTATACAATTTATGTACTAAAAATAGTCAAAATTAAGATATTTTGAAATAAATAACAAAAAGAAAATCCAATGAAAATTATATTTTTTTTGAAACAGCGAATAATTCTGGATCTGTAATGAATAAAATTAGATCTCCAAGAAATCAAACTTTAACTGTTAGCAATCAAGAAAGGGATTTA
Above is a window of Brevinema andersonii DNA encoding:
- a CDS encoding alpha/beta fold hydrolase; translated protein: MKLLKKVCVIVAILSTSCSTAPKDRKTYFVLSNGARLPVYENGPDTDKIILFTHGGPGASGVVNYHMPFFQELARHYKVIFWDQRGSGGSRGHISKDSINLHQFVDDMYAVYQSVETRYPKKKIYVMGHSFGGLVGGAFLSKFNHKVPASIFVAPAFNIGQVTKTMSPVMIEWIESYLARTHLPEKDRYYWDSMLSYYKKNPIIGVDSFNIHLSNTSKVDEVNGNSQMCDYVKYGVAKYFIPDNVLDSLDFFSESLLILHSLGANGEANRNLSTDKEFGLDKVSSPMLLFTGGLDFVVPQATSIDGFNHLNNGVSNPNSIHILFDDASHEPFFRFKNQMLQVVVEFVDNN